One genomic window of Numida meleagris isolate 19003 breed g44 Domestic line chromosome 1, NumMel1.0, whole genome shotgun sequence includes the following:
- the SMC1B gene encoding structural maintenance of chromosomes protein 1B isoform X4 produces MALAPTATRMGYLKLLMVKDFKSWRGEQLIGPFMRFNCIIGPNGSGKSNIMDAVSFVLCEKISNLRVKSVRELIHGAHVGKPVSSTASVKIIYCEEDGEEKTFSRVIRDGCSEYIFNDKSVTRSAYISELEKIGILVKARNCLIFQGTVESIAMKKPKERTQLFEQLSNSWQYAEEYERKKKKMQQAEEDAHFNYNKKKNIAAERKQAKIEKEEAEHYQMLVKELNENRMQIQLFQLYHNERSIDSLKESLDEKNMEASSKKDSLSTAEDAFRAKKKVLGVLNRDQQHIEREMKTLQASLIQQKARYIKAKENTSHQIKKVEMSKRSLRDKEKYCDKEKQNIKELEIELYDTEKAWKEFEKETEEEILLRVEHVELRESQLERYKELKDIARRKVATLNQQLGKLRWEQKADEERMKLFQRKKKEVKETITRTVEQIEEYKKKAEKLEEYTKKCTESLAEEKKKEEMLAKEMENSTIRIAEVNEELNKIVGELQNARIDYHEGKRQQMRAEIVESLRRLYPDSVFGRLLDLCHPIHKKYQLAVTKVFSKYMTAIVVATEKTARDCIQFLKQERAEPETFLALDYLDVKPINERLREIKGAKMIVDVVQTPFAPLKKVIQFVSGNGLVCETVKEARQIAFDGPVRLKDLMKIKRKETDLKQLQAQRHGTQTRLKYSQSELDLIKKKHLANLYMEKSKLESELVNTESQHEMINEGVVQRKIKMEEFQKQINEAEDAVFQEFCEEIGIENIRVYEQEHVRKQEEIDKRSLLLSVGLKCCTLTRLEFENQKTRLSVQLEYNRDHLQKLTDTVSKLRDTIHKDESEITGLQKDEEEHLKRVNEIVEEEQHLKDRLSAQKSEVIKTQSEAEELRKTFLTLNREAAKLQKEAAAIEASLEDKRLRRHNMLLECKVEDLKIHLLFGTLDDISEVELGIEMEDTETAGIYEREEAIKIDYSSLPKDLKDLESDKEIEAHLNQMQQEIKSKENILMKTAVPNLRAGEKLQIARAKFQESMEAFESSRKEARISKQEFEEVKKRRYELFSQCFEHASVVIDQIYKKLCRNSSAQAFLSPENPEEPYLEGIGFNCVAPGKRFMPMDSLSGGEKTVAALALIFAVHSFRPAPFFILDEIDAALDNTNIDKVSIFIREHAHKQAQMVVISLKEEFYSKADALIGVCPERDDYMFSRVLTLDLTQYPDDEEEMEDHKHSSLE; encoded by the exons ATGGCATTGGCACCCACGGCCACAAGGATGGGCTACCTGAAGCTGCTGATGGTGAAGGACTTCAAGTCCTGGCGAGGGGAGCAGCTTATCGGCCCCTTTATGAGATTCAACTGCATAATCGGGCCCAATGGATCAG GAAAATCTAACATAATGGATGCTGTTAGTTTTGTGCTGTGTGAAAAGATATCTAATTTGCGAGTTAAAAGTGTTCGAGAGCTAATTCATGGAGCACATGTTGGGAAACCAGTTTCTTCTACAGCAAGTGTAAAGATAATATACTGTGAAgaagatggggaagaaaaaacattttcaagagtTATCCGTG aTGGTTgttcagaatatattttcaatGATAAATCTGTTACTCGGTCTGCATACATATCTGAGCTTGAAAAAATAGGCATACTTGTCAAAGCTAGGAATTGTCTTATTTTTCAG GGAACAGTAGAGTCAATTGCAATGAAGAAGCCAAAAGAAAGAACTCAACTTTTTGAACAACTCAGTAATTCATGGCAATATGCTGAggaatatgaaagaaagaagaaaaaaatgcaacaagcGGAAGAGGATGCACACTTTAAttataacaagaaaaaaaatattgcagcagAACGCAAACAAGCAAAGATAGAGAAAGAGGAG GCAGAGCATTACCAGATGCTTGTCAAAGAACTGAATGAAAACAGGATGCAGATTCAACTTTTCCAGCTTTATCACAATGAAAGAAGCATTGACTCTCTGAAAGAGAGTTTGGATGAAAAGAATATGGAGGCTAGTAGCAAGAAAGACTCCCTTTCTACAGCAGAAGATGCCTttagagcaaagaaaaaagtgctTGGTGTACTAAACAGAGATCAACAACAcatagaaagagaaatgaa gACTCTTCAGGCATCCCTGATTCAACAGAAAGCCCGCTATATAAAAGCGAAGGAAAATACTTCCCACCAAATCAAGAAAGTAGAAATGTCTAAAAGATCTCTAAGGGACAAGGAGAAATACTGTgataaggaaaaacagaacataaaagaaCTGGAGATAGAATTGTATGATACTGAGAAGGCATGGAAAGAATTtgagaaggaaactgaagagGAGATATTGCTGAGAGTAGAACATGTTGAGCTGAGAGAAAGTCAG CTGGAGCGCTATAAAGAGCTAAAGGATATAGCAAGAAGGAAAGTAGCTACACTAAACCAGCAGCTAGGTAAACTTCGTTGGGAgcaaaaagcagatgaagaaaggatgaaactttttcagaggaagaaaaaagaagttaag GAAACCATTACACGAACTGTGGAACAGATAGAAgagtataaaaaaaaagcagagaagttgGAAGAATATACCAAGAAATGCAC TGAGTcactggcagaagaaaaaaagaaggaggaaatgCTAGCTAAGGAAATGGAGAATTCAACAATACGAATAGCTGAAGTGAATGAAGAACTGAACAAAATAGTTGGTGAACTACAGAATGCCAGAATTGATTATCATGAGGGAAAGCGTCAGCAAATGAGAGCAGAGATCGTTGAAAGTCTTAGAAGACTGTATCCAGATTCTGTG tttggaagaTTGCTTGACTTGTGCCATCCTATTCATAAAAAATATCAGCTTGCTGTTACCAAAGTATTCAGCAAATACATGACTGCTATTGTTGTTGCcactgaaaaaacagcaagagattGCATTCAGTTCCTAAAACAAGAACGAGCTGAACCTGAAACTTTCCTTGCTTTGGATTACCTTGAT GTCAAGCCCATCAATGAGAGGTTAAGAGAGATAAAAGGAGCTAAAATGATCGTGGATGTTGTGCAAACTCCATTTGCTCCATTGAAAAAAGTGATTCAGTTTGTGAGTGGGAATGGCTTGGTCTGTGAAACAGTTAAAGAAGCAAGACAAATTGCATTTGATGGACCAGTGAGATTGAAA GACTTAATGAAGATCAAACGTAAGGAGACTGATTTGAAACAGCTGCAAGCTCAACGCCATGGAACTCAGACACGACTTAAATATTCACAGAGTGAACTAGatcttattaaaaagaaacatcttgCTAATCTCTATATG GAAAAGTCAAAGCTGGAAAGTGAACTAGTAAATACTGAGTCTCAGCATGAGATGATAAATGAAGGAGtagtacaaagaaaaataaaaatggaagaatttcAGAAGCAGATTAATGAG GCTGAAGATGCTGTTTTCCAGgaattctgtgaagaaattgGCATTGAAAATATACGTGTGTATGAACAAGAACATGTGAGAAAACAAGAGGAGATTGATAAGAGAAG CCTACTTTTAAGCGTTGGCTTGAAATGCTGTACTTTGACTAGATTGGAGTTTGAAAATCAGAAGACGCGACTAAGTGTTCAGCTGGAATATAATCGTGATCATCTACAGAAACTAACAGATACAGTCAGCAAGTTAAGGGATACTATTCATAAAGATGAATCTGAGATTACTGGACTACAGAAG GATGAGGAAGAGCATCTAAAAAGGGTGAACGAAATtgtggaggaggagcagcatcTTAAGGATAGATTAAGTGCTCAGAAATCTGAGGTTATTAAAACCCAAAGTGAAGCTGAGGAGTTGAGAAAAACGTTTTTAACTCTTAATAG GGAAGCTGCAAAATTACAAAAGGAAGCTGCAGCTATAGAAGCTTCTCTGGAAGATAAAAGATTAAGAAGACATAATATGCTTCTAGAATGCAAGGTGGAGGACTTGAAAATACATCTCCTATTTGGAACATTGGATGACATCAGTGAAGTAGAG CTAGGAATTGAAATGGAAGACACTGAGACAGCAGGTATCTATGAAAGAGAAGAGGCAATTAAAATAGACTACAGTAGCCTACCTAAAGACCTGAAg gACCTGGAGTCTGATAAAGAGATAGAGGCTCATCTGAACCAGATGcagcaggaaataaaatctaaagagaatattttaatgaaaacagctgttcCAAACCTGAGAGCAGGAGAGAAGTTACAAATAGCTCGGGCCAAGTTCCAAGAATCAATGGAAG cTTTTGAGTCCAGCAGAAAGGAGGCCAGAATATCCAAGCAAGAATTTGAAGAGgtgaaaaaaaggagatatgAACTTTTTAGCCAGTGCTTTGAGCATGCATCTGTAGTTATTGATCAGATCTACAAGAAACTCTGCAGAAACAGTAGTGCTCAG GCATTCCTTAGTCCTGAGAATCCTGAGGAGCCTTATCTGGAAGGCATAGGCTTTAACTGTGTGGCACCGGGAAAGCGCTTTATGCCAATGGACAGTTTgtcaggaggagaaaaaactgTGGCAGCTCTGGCTCTTATATTTGCTGTCCACAG tttTCGTCCCGcaccattttttattttagatgaGATAGATGCTGCCCTGGATAACACAAACATTGATAAA
- the SMC1B gene encoding structural maintenance of chromosomes protein 1B isoform X3: MEGKSNIMDAVSFVLCEKISNLRVKSVRELIHGAHVGKPVSSTASVKIIYCEEDGEEKTFSRVIRDGCSEYIFNDKSVTRSAYISELEKIGILVKARNCLIFQGTVESIAMKKPKERTQLFEQLSNSWQYAEEYERKKKKMQQAEEDAHFNYNKKKNIAAERKQAKIEKEEAEHYQMLVKELNENRMQIQLFQLYHNERSIDSLKESLDEKNMEASSKKDSLSTAEDAFRAKKKVLGVLNRDQQHIEREMKTLQASLIQQKARYIKAKENTSHQIKKVEMSKRSLRDKEKYCDKEKQNIKELEIELYDTEKAWKEFEKETEEEILLRVEHVELRESQLERYKELKDIARRKVATLNQQLGKLRWEQKADEERMKLFQRKKKEVKETITRTVEQIEEYKKKAEKLEEYTKKCTESLAEEKKKEEMLAKEMENSTIRIAEVNEELNKIVGELQNARIDYHEGKRQQMRAEIVESLRRLYPDSVFGRLLDLCHPIHKKYQLAVTKVFSKYMTAIVVATEKTARDCIQFLKQERAEPETFLALDYLDVKPINERLREIKGAKMIVDVVQTPFAPLKKVIQFVSGNGLVCETVKEARQIAFDGPVRLKTVALDGTLFLKSGVISGGSSDLRFKARCWDDKEINKMKERRDKLITELKDLMKIKRKETDLKQLQAQRHGTQTRLKYSQSELDLIKKKHLANLYMEKSKLESELVNTESQHEMINEGVVQRKIKMEEFQKQINEAEDAVFQEFCEEIGIENIRVYEQEHVRKQEEIDKRSLLLSVGLKCCTLTRLEFENQKTRLSVQLEYNRDHLQKLTDTVSKLRDTIHKDESEITGLQKDEEEHLKRVNEIVEEEQHLKDRLSAQKSEVIKTQSEAEELRKTFLTLNREAAKLQKEAAAIEASLEDKRLRRHNMLLECKVEDLKIHLLFGTLDDISEVELGIEMEDTETAGIYEREEAIKIDYSSLPKDLKDLESDKEIEAHLNQMQQEIKSKENILMKTAVPNLRAGEKLQIARAKFQESMEAFESSRKEARISKQEFEEVKKRRYELFSQCFEHASVVIDQIYKKLCRNSSAQAFLSPENPEEPYLEGIGFNCVAPGKRFMPMDSLSGGEKTVAALALIFAVHSFRPAPFFILDEIDAALDNTNIDKVSIFIREHAHKQAQMVVISLKEEFYSKADALIGVCPERDDYMFSRVLTLDLTQYPDDEEEMEDHKHSSLE; encoded by the exons ATGGAAG GAAAATCTAACATAATGGATGCTGTTAGTTTTGTGCTGTGTGAAAAGATATCTAATTTGCGAGTTAAAAGTGTTCGAGAGCTAATTCATGGAGCACATGTTGGGAAACCAGTTTCTTCTACAGCAAGTGTAAAGATAATATACTGTGAAgaagatggggaagaaaaaacattttcaagagtTATCCGTG aTGGTTgttcagaatatattttcaatGATAAATCTGTTACTCGGTCTGCATACATATCTGAGCTTGAAAAAATAGGCATACTTGTCAAAGCTAGGAATTGTCTTATTTTTCAG GGAACAGTAGAGTCAATTGCAATGAAGAAGCCAAAAGAAAGAACTCAACTTTTTGAACAACTCAGTAATTCATGGCAATATGCTGAggaatatgaaagaaagaagaaaaaaatgcaacaagcGGAAGAGGATGCACACTTTAAttataacaagaaaaaaaatattgcagcagAACGCAAACAAGCAAAGATAGAGAAAGAGGAG GCAGAGCATTACCAGATGCTTGTCAAAGAACTGAATGAAAACAGGATGCAGATTCAACTTTTCCAGCTTTATCACAATGAAAGAAGCATTGACTCTCTGAAAGAGAGTTTGGATGAAAAGAATATGGAGGCTAGTAGCAAGAAAGACTCCCTTTCTACAGCAGAAGATGCCTttagagcaaagaaaaaagtgctTGGTGTACTAAACAGAGATCAACAACAcatagaaagagaaatgaa gACTCTTCAGGCATCCCTGATTCAACAGAAAGCCCGCTATATAAAAGCGAAGGAAAATACTTCCCACCAAATCAAGAAAGTAGAAATGTCTAAAAGATCTCTAAGGGACAAGGAGAAATACTGTgataaggaaaaacagaacataaaagaaCTGGAGATAGAATTGTATGATACTGAGAAGGCATGGAAAGAATTtgagaaggaaactgaagagGAGATATTGCTGAGAGTAGAACATGTTGAGCTGAGAGAAAGTCAG CTGGAGCGCTATAAAGAGCTAAAGGATATAGCAAGAAGGAAAGTAGCTACACTAAACCAGCAGCTAGGTAAACTTCGTTGGGAgcaaaaagcagatgaagaaaggatgaaactttttcagaggaagaaaaaagaagttaag GAAACCATTACACGAACTGTGGAACAGATAGAAgagtataaaaaaaaagcagagaagttgGAAGAATATACCAAGAAATGCAC TGAGTcactggcagaagaaaaaaagaaggaggaaatgCTAGCTAAGGAAATGGAGAATTCAACAATACGAATAGCTGAAGTGAATGAAGAACTGAACAAAATAGTTGGTGAACTACAGAATGCCAGAATTGATTATCATGAGGGAAAGCGTCAGCAAATGAGAGCAGAGATCGTTGAAAGTCTTAGAAGACTGTATCCAGATTCTGTG tttggaagaTTGCTTGACTTGTGCCATCCTATTCATAAAAAATATCAGCTTGCTGTTACCAAAGTATTCAGCAAATACATGACTGCTATTGTTGTTGCcactgaaaaaacagcaagagattGCATTCAGTTCCTAAAACAAGAACGAGCTGAACCTGAAACTTTCCTTGCTTTGGATTACCTTGAT GTCAAGCCCATCAATGAGAGGTTAAGAGAGATAAAAGGAGCTAAAATGATCGTGGATGTTGTGCAAACTCCATTTGCTCCATTGAAAAAAGTGATTCAGTTTGTGAGTGGGAATGGCTTGGTCTGTGAAACAGTTAAAGAAGCAAGACAAATTGCATTTGATGGACCAGTGAGATTGAAA acGGTGGCACTTGATGGAACgttatttctgaaatctggAGTGATTTCTGGAGGATCTAGTGATTTAAGATTTAAAGCTAGATGTTGGGatgataaagaaataaataaaatgaaagaaagaagagataaaTTGATTACCGAGTTGAAG GACTTAATGAAGATCAAACGTAAGGAGACTGATTTGAAACAGCTGCAAGCTCAACGCCATGGAACTCAGACACGACTTAAATATTCACAGAGTGAACTAGatcttattaaaaagaaacatcttgCTAATCTCTATATG GAAAAGTCAAAGCTGGAAAGTGAACTAGTAAATACTGAGTCTCAGCATGAGATGATAAATGAAGGAGtagtacaaagaaaaataaaaatggaagaatttcAGAAGCAGATTAATGAG GCTGAAGATGCTGTTTTCCAGgaattctgtgaagaaattgGCATTGAAAATATACGTGTGTATGAACAAGAACATGTGAGAAAACAAGAGGAGATTGATAAGAGAAG CCTACTTTTAAGCGTTGGCTTGAAATGCTGTACTTTGACTAGATTGGAGTTTGAAAATCAGAAGACGCGACTAAGTGTTCAGCTGGAATATAATCGTGATCATCTACAGAAACTAACAGATACAGTCAGCAAGTTAAGGGATACTATTCATAAAGATGAATCTGAGATTACTGGACTACAGAAG GATGAGGAAGAGCATCTAAAAAGGGTGAACGAAATtgtggaggaggagcagcatcTTAAGGATAGATTAAGTGCTCAGAAATCTGAGGTTATTAAAACCCAAAGTGAAGCTGAGGAGTTGAGAAAAACGTTTTTAACTCTTAATAG GGAAGCTGCAAAATTACAAAAGGAAGCTGCAGCTATAGAAGCTTCTCTGGAAGATAAAAGATTAAGAAGACATAATATGCTTCTAGAATGCAAGGTGGAGGACTTGAAAATACATCTCCTATTTGGAACATTGGATGACATCAGTGAAGTAGAG CTAGGAATTGAAATGGAAGACACTGAGACAGCAGGTATCTATGAAAGAGAAGAGGCAATTAAAATAGACTACAGTAGCCTACCTAAAGACCTGAAg gACCTGGAGTCTGATAAAGAGATAGAGGCTCATCTGAACCAGATGcagcaggaaataaaatctaaagagaatattttaatgaaaacagctgttcCAAACCTGAGAGCAGGAGAGAAGTTACAAATAGCTCGGGCCAAGTTCCAAGAATCAATGGAAG cTTTTGAGTCCAGCAGAAAGGAGGCCAGAATATCCAAGCAAGAATTTGAAGAGgtgaaaaaaaggagatatgAACTTTTTAGCCAGTGCTTTGAGCATGCATCTGTAGTTATTGATCAGATCTACAAGAAACTCTGCAGAAACAGTAGTGCTCAG GCATTCCTTAGTCCTGAGAATCCTGAGGAGCCTTATCTGGAAGGCATAGGCTTTAACTGTGTGGCACCGGGAAAGCGCTTTATGCCAATGGACAGTTTgtcaggaggagaaaaaactgTGGCAGCTCTGGCTCTTATATTTGCTGTCCACAG tttTCGTCCCGcaccattttttattttagatgaGATAGATGCTGCCCTGGATAACACAAACATTGATAAA
- the SMC1B gene encoding structural maintenance of chromosomes protein 1B isoform X1, whose protein sequence is MALAPTATRMGYLKLLMVKDFKSWRGEQLIGPFMRFNCIIGPNGSGKSNIMDAVSFVLCEKISNLRVKSVRELIHGAHVGKPVSSTASVKIIYCEEDGEEKTFSRVIRDGCSEYIFNDKSVTRSAYISELEKIGILVKARNCLIFQGTVESIAMKKPKERTQLFEQLSNSWQYAEEYERKKKKMQQAEEDAHFNYNKKKNIAAERKQAKIEKEEAEHYQMLVKELNENRMQIQLFQLYHNERSIDSLKESLDEKNMEASSKKDSLSTAEDAFRAKKKVLGVLNRDQQHIEREMKTLQASLIQQKARYIKAKENTSHQIKKVEMSKRSLRDKEKYCDKEKQNIKELEIELYDTEKAWKEFEKETEEEILLRVEHVELRESQLERYKELKDIARRKVATLNQQLGKLRWEQKADEERMKLFQRKKKEVKETITRTVEQIEEYKKKAEKLEEYTKKCTESLAEEKKKEEMLAKEMENSTIRIAEVNEELNKIVGELQNARIDYHEGKRQQMRAEIVESLRRLYPDSVFGRLLDLCHPIHKKYQLAVTKVFSKYMTAIVVATEKTARDCIQFLKQERAEPETFLALDYLDVKPINERLREIKGAKMIVDVVQTPFAPLKKVIQFVSGNGLVCETVKEARQIAFDGPVRLKTVALDGTLFLKSGVISGGSSDLRFKARCWDDKEINKMKERRDKLITELKDLMKIKRKETDLKQLQAQRHGTQTRLKYSQSELDLIKKKHLANLYMEKSKLESELVNTESQHEMINEGVVQRKIKMEEFQKQINEAEDAVFQEFCEEIGIENIRVYEQEHVRKQEEIDKRSLLLSVGLKCCTLTRLEFENQKTRLSVQLEYNRDHLQKLTDTVSKLRDTIHKDESEITGLQKDEEEHLKRVNEIVEEEQHLKDRLSAQKSEVIKTQSEAEELRKTFLTLNREAAKLQKEAAAIEASLEDKRLRRHNMLLECKVEDLKIHLLFGTLDDISEVELGIEMEDTETAGIYEREEAIKIDYSSLPKDLKDLESDKEIEAHLNQMQQEIKSKENILMKTAVPNLRAGEKLQIARAKFQESMEAFESSRKEARISKQEFEEVKKRRYELFSQCFEHASVVIDQIYKKLCRNSSAQAFLSPENPEEPYLEGIGFNCVAPGKRFMPMDSLSGGEKTVAALALIFAVHSFRPAPFFILDEIDAALDNTNIDKVSIFIREHAHKQAQMVVISLKEEFYSKADALIGVCPERDDYMFSRVLTLDLTQYPDDEEEMEDHKHSSLE, encoded by the exons ATGGCATTGGCACCCACGGCCACAAGGATGGGCTACCTGAAGCTGCTGATGGTGAAGGACTTCAAGTCCTGGCGAGGGGAGCAGCTTATCGGCCCCTTTATGAGATTCAACTGCATAATCGGGCCCAATGGATCAG GAAAATCTAACATAATGGATGCTGTTAGTTTTGTGCTGTGTGAAAAGATATCTAATTTGCGAGTTAAAAGTGTTCGAGAGCTAATTCATGGAGCACATGTTGGGAAACCAGTTTCTTCTACAGCAAGTGTAAAGATAATATACTGTGAAgaagatggggaagaaaaaacattttcaagagtTATCCGTG aTGGTTgttcagaatatattttcaatGATAAATCTGTTACTCGGTCTGCATACATATCTGAGCTTGAAAAAATAGGCATACTTGTCAAAGCTAGGAATTGTCTTATTTTTCAG GGAACAGTAGAGTCAATTGCAATGAAGAAGCCAAAAGAAAGAACTCAACTTTTTGAACAACTCAGTAATTCATGGCAATATGCTGAggaatatgaaagaaagaagaaaaaaatgcaacaagcGGAAGAGGATGCACACTTTAAttataacaagaaaaaaaatattgcagcagAACGCAAACAAGCAAAGATAGAGAAAGAGGAG GCAGAGCATTACCAGATGCTTGTCAAAGAACTGAATGAAAACAGGATGCAGATTCAACTTTTCCAGCTTTATCACAATGAAAGAAGCATTGACTCTCTGAAAGAGAGTTTGGATGAAAAGAATATGGAGGCTAGTAGCAAGAAAGACTCCCTTTCTACAGCAGAAGATGCCTttagagcaaagaaaaaagtgctTGGTGTACTAAACAGAGATCAACAACAcatagaaagagaaatgaa gACTCTTCAGGCATCCCTGATTCAACAGAAAGCCCGCTATATAAAAGCGAAGGAAAATACTTCCCACCAAATCAAGAAAGTAGAAATGTCTAAAAGATCTCTAAGGGACAAGGAGAAATACTGTgataaggaaaaacagaacataaaagaaCTGGAGATAGAATTGTATGATACTGAGAAGGCATGGAAAGAATTtgagaaggaaactgaagagGAGATATTGCTGAGAGTAGAACATGTTGAGCTGAGAGAAAGTCAG CTGGAGCGCTATAAAGAGCTAAAGGATATAGCAAGAAGGAAAGTAGCTACACTAAACCAGCAGCTAGGTAAACTTCGTTGGGAgcaaaaagcagatgaagaaaggatgaaactttttcagaggaagaaaaaagaagttaag GAAACCATTACACGAACTGTGGAACAGATAGAAgagtataaaaaaaaagcagagaagttgGAAGAATATACCAAGAAATGCAC TGAGTcactggcagaagaaaaaaagaaggaggaaatgCTAGCTAAGGAAATGGAGAATTCAACAATACGAATAGCTGAAGTGAATGAAGAACTGAACAAAATAGTTGGTGAACTACAGAATGCCAGAATTGATTATCATGAGGGAAAGCGTCAGCAAATGAGAGCAGAGATCGTTGAAAGTCTTAGAAGACTGTATCCAGATTCTGTG tttggaagaTTGCTTGACTTGTGCCATCCTATTCATAAAAAATATCAGCTTGCTGTTACCAAAGTATTCAGCAAATACATGACTGCTATTGTTGTTGCcactgaaaaaacagcaagagattGCATTCAGTTCCTAAAACAAGAACGAGCTGAACCTGAAACTTTCCTTGCTTTGGATTACCTTGAT GTCAAGCCCATCAATGAGAGGTTAAGAGAGATAAAAGGAGCTAAAATGATCGTGGATGTTGTGCAAACTCCATTTGCTCCATTGAAAAAAGTGATTCAGTTTGTGAGTGGGAATGGCTTGGTCTGTGAAACAGTTAAAGAAGCAAGACAAATTGCATTTGATGGACCAGTGAGATTGAAA acGGTGGCACTTGATGGAACgttatttctgaaatctggAGTGATTTCTGGAGGATCTAGTGATTTAAGATTTAAAGCTAGATGTTGGGatgataaagaaataaataaaatgaaagaaagaagagataaaTTGATTACCGAGTTGAAG GACTTAATGAAGATCAAACGTAAGGAGACTGATTTGAAACAGCTGCAAGCTCAACGCCATGGAACTCAGACACGACTTAAATATTCACAGAGTGAACTAGatcttattaaaaagaaacatcttgCTAATCTCTATATG GAAAAGTCAAAGCTGGAAAGTGAACTAGTAAATACTGAGTCTCAGCATGAGATGATAAATGAAGGAGtagtacaaagaaaaataaaaatggaagaatttcAGAAGCAGATTAATGAG GCTGAAGATGCTGTTTTCCAGgaattctgtgaagaaattgGCATTGAAAATATACGTGTGTATGAACAAGAACATGTGAGAAAACAAGAGGAGATTGATAAGAGAAG CCTACTTTTAAGCGTTGGCTTGAAATGCTGTACTTTGACTAGATTGGAGTTTGAAAATCAGAAGACGCGACTAAGTGTTCAGCTGGAATATAATCGTGATCATCTACAGAAACTAACAGATACAGTCAGCAAGTTAAGGGATACTATTCATAAAGATGAATCTGAGATTACTGGACTACAGAAG GATGAGGAAGAGCATCTAAAAAGGGTGAACGAAATtgtggaggaggagcagcatcTTAAGGATAGATTAAGTGCTCAGAAATCTGAGGTTATTAAAACCCAAAGTGAAGCTGAGGAGTTGAGAAAAACGTTTTTAACTCTTAATAG GGAAGCTGCAAAATTACAAAAGGAAGCTGCAGCTATAGAAGCTTCTCTGGAAGATAAAAGATTAAGAAGACATAATATGCTTCTAGAATGCAAGGTGGAGGACTTGAAAATACATCTCCTATTTGGAACATTGGATGACATCAGTGAAGTAGAG CTAGGAATTGAAATGGAAGACACTGAGACAGCAGGTATCTATGAAAGAGAAGAGGCAATTAAAATAGACTACAGTAGCCTACCTAAAGACCTGAAg gACCTGGAGTCTGATAAAGAGATAGAGGCTCATCTGAACCAGATGcagcaggaaataaaatctaaagagaatattttaatgaaaacagctgttcCAAACCTGAGAGCAGGAGAGAAGTTACAAATAGCTCGGGCCAAGTTCCAAGAATCAATGGAAG cTTTTGAGTCCAGCAGAAAGGAGGCCAGAATATCCAAGCAAGAATTTGAAGAGgtgaaaaaaaggagatatgAACTTTTTAGCCAGTGCTTTGAGCATGCATCTGTAGTTATTGATCAGATCTACAAGAAACTCTGCAGAAACAGTAGTGCTCAG GCATTCCTTAGTCCTGAGAATCCTGAGGAGCCTTATCTGGAAGGCATAGGCTTTAACTGTGTGGCACCGGGAAAGCGCTTTATGCCAATGGACAGTTTgtcaggaggagaaaaaactgTGGCAGCTCTGGCTCTTATATTTGCTGTCCACAG tttTCGTCCCGcaccattttttattttagatgaGATAGATGCTGCCCTGGATAACACAAACATTGATAAA